A stretch of Borrelia turcica IST7 DNA encodes these proteins:
- a CDS encoding LIC_12708 family protein produces the protein MRKFYKIYILSLLFVIISCNPKTLNELGEKQFKIPFGTLPGEIAPLENKFNNSSFDIKTYNGLVYIVEAKANKLMIFNSYGKLIQAYQNGIFKTNHDLKIKKVDFENIQAIYPSKDFIVVSDKLDNRKAKFDEKENIAYFTKIFILNKDLSVEVLGQEGQNGTPFPQVYDINIDDGNHIAIITIYSEGYIIYSYDNNLLPLYKIYINKHMLQIPEEETKKYNISIDKVFFEVSKKIIYVKTTYYENIGTNENINDLGVRIKNQYLHKISLNNNKEFEIKDKIILPKNLLDDQQESFINIIGIQKDKIIASTNIKNLLNTLIWSLDNKGQIKEQMVLIEPPHLTFLAESLSRDGILSILYGEKSGASVYWWNLNTLLKL, from the coding sequence ATGAGAAAGTTTTATAAAATTTACATACTAAGTTTACTTTTTGTAATTATATCATGTAACCCTAAAACTTTAAACGAACTAGGAGAGAAGCAATTTAAAATACCATTTGGAACACTACCCGGAGAAATTGCACCACTTGAGAACAAATTTAACAATTCAAGCTTTGATATTAAAACATACAACGGACTCGTGTACATTGTAGAAGCAAAAGCAAACAAATTAATGATTTTTAATTCTTATGGGAAATTAATTCAAGCTTACCAAAATGGAATATTTAAAACAAATCATGACCTTAAAATCAAAAAAGTAGATTTTGAAAACATTCAAGCCATCTATCCATCAAAAGATTTTATTGTAGTGTCAGATAAACTTGACAACAGAAAAGCTAAATTTGATGAGAAGGAAAATATTGCATACTTTACGAAAATATTTATTTTAAATAAAGATTTATCTGTAGAAGTGCTAGGGCAAGAGGGCCAAAATGGAACACCATTTCCACAAGTTTATGACATAAATATTGATGATGGAAATCATATAGCAATAATAACTATATATAGTGAAGGGTATATCATATATTCTTATGATAACAATTTATTGCCTCTTTACAAGATTTATATTAATAAACATATGCTACAAATACCTGAAGAAGAAACTAAAAAATATAACATATCAATAGATAAAGTATTTTTTGAAGTAAGTAAAAAAATTATTTATGTAAAGACAACCTATTATGAAAACATTGGAACTAATGAAAATATTAACGATCTTGGCGTAAGGATTAAAAATCAATATCTCCACAAAATAAGTTTAAACAACAATAAAGAATTTGAAATAAAGGACAAAATTATCTTACCCAAAAATTTATTAGACGACCAACAAGAAAGTTTTATCAATATCATTGGAATTCAAAAAGATAAAATAATAGCATCTACTAACATAAAAAATCTGCTTAATACTTTAATATGGAGCTTGGATAACAAGGGACAAATTAAGGAACAAATGGTTTTAATTGAACCTCCACACCTTACATTTCTTGCTGAAAGTCTATCTAGGGATGGAATACTTAGCATACTTTATGGAGAAAAAAGTGGGGCAAGTGTTTATTGGTGGAATTTAAACACCTTGCTTAAATTATGA